Within the Benincasa hispida cultivar B227 unplaced genomic scaffold, ASM972705v1 Contig207, whole genome shotgun sequence genome, the region AAGCAATACTGAAAAATGTGATTTCTGAAAACAGGTGTGTTAAATGTGGAAAAGCCACATGGCATAAACAAAGGAATCTTTTCTTTTTAGGGATACATGTAAGTACGACATCATAATCATCCATAACCAGAAATTCCGTTGGGCAGAATATGTGTTTTTTGTTCAAGTTGAGCTATGGGATTTCAGAAACTTCATTGCTTTCTCTATTTTAGTCTTCATTATGTCCATATTTCTGAAAGGTTCAAATAGTTTCCAAATTATAAAAAGCTCTCACAGTTGATATAATAATCTAACTGCTGGATTGTTGACCCAAATTAGATATTGACATAGACACATTATACACAAGCCAAAGAACCCATTCTTTATGAGCTTCAAGTGTAATCTAATAAGAACTGATGCACCCAAAATGATTGTATTCAAAAAGACAAACTGATTTTGGATGTATTaaacttttttgaaaaaacacttcctttttttattttttatttttgttaacaATAAGTACTTTAGCGATACAAAAAAGTATAACGACGGCTAGTTTTATAGGAAAATGTGTCCTCCTCATGCCATGGTAAATCACAAATCGAATGAGGGGAAAAAATCTAGGGATTTTCATACAGATGATTTATTTTGAGAGGCCCAAATGAAAATTGACCTAACTTTTGAAAAACCAAGTTTTTTGACCTTCTGGTTACGTCATTGTTGGGTAAAATTACCGAAATGACCAACGAAGTACGAGAGTAGGCCTCTTCTCACTTAAGCCCTTTCTCTCTTATCTCTTCTCGcttcctctttctctcttttcttttcttgcttctcccTTCTTGCTTCTCCCTTCTCTTTCTCCCTCATCGATTAGTTGTAGAGCAACAATGGCAGACAAAGAGAGAGAGGAATCGAGAAGGATGAGGAGCGAATGCAAGAATCTGAGAGCGATAATCGTATTGCAATATGAGAGTGAGAATCGAAGAGCGGGAGAGAGAGATCGAGGAACGAAGCCCATCATGCGTACATCTTTGGTTGTTTTAGTAATTTCACCTAGCAATGACGTAAGCAAAAGGTCAAAAGACTTGGCTTTTCAAATGTGGAGTAAAATCTCATTTGGGCCTCTTCATCAACGCCAATTTCCCAAAAATCTAGCCAACATATCCATGCACAAATCATGAGCCCAAATTTCACTGTTGCATAACCATAGATCTCTGGGTACTAAAAAGGAAATAgcatgaaaaataataaacagaaaactacaatttaaaaataataataataatagtaataatcgtctcttataatatatttgaaaaagcTGAATGGAGCTCATGAAGATACTCCCTGAACCTTATAAAACACTTCAAATCTATCATCATGTTGTGGTCTTTCTAAATGAATTGCCATATAATAGGAACTAGACAGTCGAACAGGTTAAAAACTACCTTGGTTGATTGCATCCACTCCAATCTTTAGTCCACCAACAGCCGACATTACTGCAAGAGGAAAAACAAAAGGTAGTCtttattcaaaattagtaaCAGTAAATACACCCCTCGAGTCTCTAACTCCGTTATTGTCTTAGAAGCTTATTCCACAAATAAAAGTAAAGGGTCCAACCGTACAAGGTAGTTTAAACAGTAAAAGAGATTCTTTATGGAATAAAAGTGTAATTTCATCACCAGCATAAAGGAGGATAGAAGTTTGTCTTTGTttcattgtttttttgtttttttgttttttgtttcccCTCCTGATTTGATAGAAACAACTGCTTTTGTtgaggaaaaaaattgaaaaacgaGAGCATACAAAAAATAAGCCCAAAAAAACCATTAAAGAAAGGGTTTCCAACTAAGTAAGATATTGTCTAGGGATTAATTACAAAAAGTCTTCAAAACCGAAGCTagagaaacatgaaacctcACCAAAGACCAACCTCACTAGGATCCCTCTCTACCCCTCAAAACACTCTATTGTTCCCTCCCCCAAAGATCCCACAATAGCGCACAAACTCCAGCAAACCAAAgaaaacaacctttctcttTAGAGGCCGGATGGAGGAGGAACTCCCCAATCATCAACCAAATATCCCTTTGATGAGCAAGCAAAAAATCAAACTCTTGAAAGAAACCATTCCAAAAAGATCTCGCAAACTGACACTCCCACGGAAGGTGACCCAAGTTTTCCTCCGCCTTCCGACAAATGATACAACAAAAAGAACTCATTAACGAAGGCATCTTTCTCAAAAGCCTGTCCATCGTGTTCACATGACCAAGCAAAACTTGCCAAGAAAAGAACTTAACTTTATTTGGAATCTCAATCCTCCATAACACATCAAAGACCGACTAATAACTATAAGGATACTCCCTTACGATATGATATTTCATGATGATATTAACCAAAATAGAGGGGAAGTAGAGTTCGGTTTACAAAAGATAACAagcaaaacaataaactatagCCAAAACAAGAGGGTTGCTCTCTCCCGCCAAAGAACtaatgttcatacacaaaatacaGGACAATTAACCCTAACCAAAAAGATGCTTAAATAGCGACATTCCCCTGAGATCATACTCCCTGGACCACAACCAGCTACCCCTCTGTCGAGGGTGTAACTCCTCTTTTGTCCCTGCTCCTGTACACTTTCTTAGTGGGAGGTCTAGCAATAACATGAGAGGGATCCAATAAAATCCTAAAGAACGAATTACAAGAAAAGCCCTCAAAAGGGTTAGGATTCCAAACACAAACATCCCTTCTCCCAAGCATAATGTCAAAACCCTCAatcaagaaaagaagagaagccACCTTCGTCATCTCTCTATTGGACAACGGCCAATAGAAACCAAAGGAGAGAGAAACAAAATTCCCCGGTCAAACCAAAAAGTCCACCACGAAACAATTTTTCAAAGAGGACAAATGATATAACCTAGGAAACGCAGAAGAGAGGGGTCTATCCCCCACCCAATGATCTTCCCAAAAATAGGTTTCTTTACCATTTCCCACAAcacaaataaaatgagaaaatgaAGGGAGCTGAATAAAAATATCTTCCACAGGTTTCTGTGTGTGCCTTTAACCTCTTTCGTCACCCACTCATAGGGATGGGGGCCATGTTTGCTCACAGTAATCCTCCCCCACAAGGATTCGAGCTAAACGGCAAAACACCAAAGCCATTTTAGCCAACAACTTTGTTGCGTACAAGATCACAATACATCTAAAATAGCTTTCATTGTCCCAATGCTGGCAGCATTAGAATTTTGCCTAGCAGAAAGAGAAGATATGGGATATACAAACCTGACATTGCTGGCGTAACAACTCCATCGGCTATTACCATAGCAGTTCCAGCAAGAACAAGCATCAAAAGAAGCTTCTTTAAGGTCAGGGAAGCCTCaagtttttcctttatttttagtGATCTTTCCAATTCAGCTGATGGCACCTTTAATCTAAAACTTGATATTCGGGTATCCGAAGGCAGTTGATTTGGGAGTAGACTGACCTTGGCATGTCTACAAATCAAAGAGTACAAAGCAAAAGTACCACCTGCAGAAGTTAACCAAATAGTGAAAACCATCACACATTTGCTTGCATACAAAGATTGAATCATTCATCCGATGATTTGATAGATTGCTATCAAAAATTTTCCTCTAAGGGCTAGGAAAAATTGGAGTTATGCATATTACCTCAGTACAATCCTAACGCAGTCACCCCCCAATTACTAGACCAACCTTCAATACTTGTATGCATGTTATTCAGGGTGGAAAATTGCATCAATACACTTAAATATAAGCATGTAAGAGGGGCAATTTTAAATACATGGCATAAGTTTAGAAAGCATACCTTCACCATCATCATTTGCCAGAAGAACAACAAGAACATACTTGACTAGTGAAATCAAGATTAAGGTGTAGATAACTAGCGATAGTGCCCCAATaacatcttcatcttcattaaTAGGAACTTTGTTGAACATGACACTGAAGGTATACAGAGGGCTTGTCCCAACATCACCAAATACAACTCCAAGTGTCTGAAAAGCAAGAGCAATTTTCTTTCCCACGCTGAAGTCCTGAAATTAAGTTACctaaattaaaaatatcctACTTTTCCTTTAATGGCCCAGACAGATCAAACGATGTCAAGAAAGCCATTACTTCACTTCATTCTAGTAACCAGAAAACAAATATCACTAAGAAGGGGGGGAAATGCAGCAACTGAAACAGAAAATTCATAGCACCTCGTATTCATTTCTATGAGCACCAGGGACGTCAAGGGCTTCGACATCGAAAGAATCAATACGTGGGCCAGTCCGAATCAATTTCTGCTCGACATTATCTTCATCCTCAGATTCCAAATCCATACGATGGTGCGATGCATTATTGTCGTCGTCGTCGTCATCGATCTCCGATTGATCGTCATCCTGAAAAACCCATCGGGACTCGGAGGAATCCATGGAAGCAAGTAGGCCGCAATTGGTCTCGCCCCTCTCCAATTCACTCTCAGCCATGAAACAGAGGAAATGATTGAATCTTCAAAGAAGGGATAAGGGATTTGAAGGAATTTGTGGGGTTGAAACAAAATGGGAAAAAGGGGGTTTGGATTTGGGGGAAGGGATTCGATTCCAATTGCTAAACTTGGAATTCAGTGTGAAAATGGTTTGTTTTTTCAGGTGGAACGGAAACGAAGAACGTTGCGAATGCCTAACACACTGCGCGCGGTCGACTGTGGAATCTCAAGAACgagatatataaaattaaaactgaATAATTACTCGATTATATAAAATGCCCGTTTGTTTTTTTTGGACGCTAGATAATGGACAGAATTATAGATgtccgttatttattttttttagataattatttttattttataataatatttttttatatgaatatttaGATAATTACATtcgtttaatatttttatcgaCCAATGTCTTACATTTATATAATGTTACGAGAAAAGTCATGCAACTAAAAGttactttaatttaatataaattcaacTTCTATAACATacctatttttattattttgaacttatttcaaaattaataaattttatattatttttatatgttatcttttaaaaaaacaatatatattaatttaaatttgaatttgaatatcttccttaaaaaaaattaaaaaatagagtgatatatatacatatttatttatataaaagaagaaaaaaaaggtagGGTAAAAATGTAATAGTAAAGATATCCACGAGGTAGGGTGGGGACGGAGAATTCTTCTTCGTCCAATCGGTGTGGAGATTTTCCGTCAATAATTCGCGAGGATCGGGTTCcctttaaagaaaaattttccgTTTGTGTTTtccatttctttatttttttttttaacaacttttaaatttattttctaccttaacaaaattttatatattaaattagtcatttctaatctttttttatttgaagaaGATACTACAAAATttactaataaaaataaaaatattttattagcaaatatataattgaaatatttagatcccataatttttaaaaaataagatttaaatattataaatctaGCCCTTCGAAGGGTTTAAAAGTAAGAGTTGTtctcaaataaaggaaaatgagtcaacttatttgcaaatatagcaaaatttcattatttattaagtAATAGACCGCAATAGACAACGATAAACATCTATTAATGTCATGATAACTAGATGATTACAGCAAAACAAACACGATAATCCAAATGTCCATTTCATGAGAAATTTTGATTCTCACAAAACAAACAAGTCAATTTTGCGATCATATAATTTTGAGtggataaaaaaataattagactAAATTATGTGAAATATCTTTATCTTTTCGCTTCGTAAGGTTTCAATAATcttatataaatatttcataatttattttagtGGGAAAATTTGTTATAGTTTTTAGATAAAAATCGAGTGTGATAGGGTTTGGGTTATGTTATCATTCTATGTCGCTTTCTAGTAGTTTTAGATTTCAATGTTCattcaataattttaataaatttatattctaatcattttttttaatggtttcTCAAAGGTCaaacataattttgaaataaagagTAAATTTCTAAGGTacttttctttctaaaaaaaaattatgggatATCTTTTATAATTTAGACTCCATTTAAGATTGttatagcttttaaaataattgttggtaATTAAAAATCACCTGTCATATAGAGTAGATTActctttgaaaattttaaaattaaaaaaaataggtcACTATTAACTAGACATGTTATGACTTAACTATAATGACCAAATTAgagatattattttaattatttatatgttgATACTGATAGGgtgaattataaaaaatatccttgaacTTTATACTTTGcgtcaaaaataaaaatacccttaaacttaaaaaaatttaaaaatatcctAATCGTTAATATATATGAACAAAAATCGCTAATACTTCGTTGCGAAAACAAGTCTAAAGTTTTAAACTAATGCTCCTATCATTAGTATGGTGATTAActtgtttgaagttttcttgagttcaaaaaaacaattttataacaaattgtATAGATAtcctcttctcttttttttctcttttttttttcttttttttttccctctcacaTAGATACTCTtacttttctcttatttttccaaCTCTTGCACCAATTTTCTTACCAATCAAAATTTAGGTAAAACTATAAAATCGCACAAAATTTTACgaaattctaaaatcaaaatctgCCCTTTAAAACATACTAAAATGATAAATagtcaaacaaaaaaatatatttggctAACATGTAATTTCGTTAAATTATTTAAGTTCTAAAATCTCTTGATGTTTCTATTAttatctttcttcttattatAGTCTATATACTTTAAAAGTGtagtattatttatttattacttcTTTTTGGAGATAAATGTGTTCAATTAACAAAAAGAGAAGTAAGAGGTTATTGAAGAAGATGGGAGAAAAAAGAGGGACAAAATATAAGAATAAGACGGTATTAACAGTTTGAAGATGGTATTAATAGTTTATGTTCATAACTGTAAGagtatctttatttattttttattttttaagtttaagagtatttttgaaaattttgaaagtttaagggtatttttgacaCAAATCGCTAATGGtaagaatattttaaaactcGTTTTAGacgtttaaggatatttttgaaaattttaaaagtacaaagatATCTTTTACACAGAGTacaaagtttaaggatattatatataatgttgCCTAcgttgatatttaatatataaatttcataagttcttatttataatttaatagtttaaattataacttatattttcatttctttaaaCTACATGattaaagaaaagagaaagtaGTTGtcatgtaaaattaaaataacaaactTTATTCCAATTTAAGTATTTCATTATaagtttatatataaaaaaaaatacatgattTAAGTtgtaagatattttatttaatttaaattagttgatacaagtttaaaaaaccaattgttacaaaattttattgatataggatgaaaaacaaagaaaaggaaaagatatataaaaagatgagattttaatttaaaatgattagTTAGAGAATATGATTGATTTCTTGAAAagttacttttaaaaaatggtatatgggtaattaaCGTATGaaagaaactaaaaaatattttaaaatattaaagaataaTCTATTTTACCAAACATCTaaaaccatattttttttttcctagaaTTGCTTCTGGCTATCCCAAAAGTAATTGTATACGGAGCCTTAGccttttataatatatatatatatatatatatatatatattaacaaaaaaatataattaatacaaatgAATCATTTTTGCTTTCTTTTCCTCGGACTACTAAGATGTTTCAATTTGTCAGGTCGTTCCTTGCCTGTTCATGGATTCAATAGCAGTTTAAAAGGTTGACCTATTCCAGAATTTCCAGATCTACGCTTATTTTCAACTTTCCAAAGCATTTCGTCGTTTactaaacactttttaaaatttataaatttattagacgcttttttaaaaaatatttggtaaatttgattttcttctgcatgtaattaaattaaagtgAATATTCACTTACAAGATAGTTGTAAACAGAGATAGAATGTGAAAGTAGAAGGTAAAAGAGGGTTaacttgtttttaatattttaatttttattccaTTAATACATGGAATCTTTTAGtttgtatttataataatattatctcCGTTTAATTATTGAGTAACTTTTTTTTGTTAGCCTAATTAACATAGACTCTCTTTTCAGGTTGAAGCTccaattttctattttcaatttttttttattatatatatggtGGAGGATGGAACCTCTAATCTCAAAGTATTATTGTTTTACttgtaataattataataataataaaggcccatttgttattttttttaaaaaaattaaatctaccAACATTATTCTTACCCAttcgtttatttattttattgtatcTACATTTTCGagtgtttttaaaattcaaatcatgttttgaaaactaaggccCTATTTAGTAACAATTTGGTTTTTgatatttagtttttgaaaattaggccTACAAACACTCGTTCTACCTCTAAAATTCTTAGTTACTCTACAACCTGCCTTTTACCTATATTTTCAAAACccaatcccaaaaaaaaaaaaaaaggtttaaaaagtaaaattctTATTTACTTTACAATTTGCCTTTTACCTATATTTTCAAAACccaatcccaaaaaaaaaaaaaaaggtttaaaaagtaaaattctTATTTACTTTACAATTTGCCTTTTACCTATATTTTCAAAACccaatcccaaaaaaaaaaaaaaaggtttaaaaagtaaaattctTATTTACTTTACAATTTGCCTTTTACCTATATTTTCAAAACccaatccaaaatttgaaaactaaaaaaaaaaaaaaaaattaaatgttgtttttgcttttagaatttgattaaaatttcatctcaaatacttaaaaatgatacaaatcattgtaagaaaatgggagaaaaaaacttgattttcaaaaatcaaaatccaaaaacaaaaagattatCCAAAGGGGCCTAAAAAATGAgttttatttatagaatttgacttagaattcaaatatttaccatgaaaatattactaaaaaattgataaagaaaacaaacacaatttttaaaaatgatatgaTTACCGGAGGGAGCGAAATTAATAGAGATTTAAAGAAGCATGCTACTCCAGCAAGGAGAATGAATATTTCTTCCTCTAAATTTTAAGAAGTTGGTAGATTTTCCCCCCTTATTGTAGAATTTCTCCACATGAAAGTTCATCATCAAACTAATTTTACCATTCTTGGATACAAAtgacatatttataaaattttaaaatataagagaGTTCTTAAATAAATGAGCCTAAatttaaaataggaaaaataaaacCATTTTGGTCGCTAATTTTTGAGTGTAGTTCTATTTAGTCTATacgtttcaaaatgttacaaatttaatccttaaattttgagtttggttttaatttagtccacatgtttcaaaatgttacaattttatcattgaCATTTGTTTTTGTTCCAATTTGGTCCCTGGATTTCGATTTCAATCACACTTTTAACctcgatttttcactaaatatcaattttctatatttagtgttaatgtatgttaataaatttaaaataaatatataattataattaattaaatttcactatttttcatcacgtttaaaattaaatttaaaatttcagttcataattacttaaaattaattaagagacaTTGACGTCAATAATTGGAagtaaatatttaatgaaaaattgaaattaaaaatgtaaaattttgaaacttatggatccaattaaaataaaactcaaatctcaatgataaaaatgtaacattttgaaatttaggaactaaattaaaaccaaactcaatatttaagaactaaatttgtaacattttaaaacctaaagaccaaataaaaactagatcTACGATATAGAGacaaaaaagtaatttttccAATATAAGATGTAAACATGATAAACCAATACATAtatttaaagggaaaaaaacatgctttaaaaaTGTAAACCCATTGGGTCGGAGTCATAAAGAAttgaggggaaaaaaagatAGCTACAAATATAGAGACCACACACCTCAACAAGATTGCTGTATTAATCAGATCTGTTTTGGTATCTCACACATATTGTTCATAATGTGAATACATTCATaaggtattattattattattattatttattattattattttttaaggatAAGAATTAGGTGGATGAGGTGTAACTCctatcttttgtttttctttgaagaGATTTGTAAATACCAACCTAACTTTTCTGTCCTACATATACACACTTTTAGGCGTTAAAACTCTAAATTTCCGACAATACTCACACTTGATATAAGCGTTGACTTTTCAAAGCTTCACAAATCACctgttttttttaagttttgttccttaaatttgttttgtttctttgttaccatcgtttaacaaaaaaaaaaaaagacttaatTCTAATGTgacatatatgatattaattatga harbors:
- the LOC120069084 gene encoding potassium transporter 7-like, whose protein sequence is MAESELERGETNCGLLASMDSSESRWVFQDDDQSEIDDDDDDNNASHHRMDLESEDEDNVEQKLIRTGPRIDSFDVEALDVPGAHRNEYEDFSVGKKIALAFQTLGVVFGDVGTSPLYTFSVMFNKVPINEDEDVIGALSLVIYTLILISLVKYVLVVLLANDDGEGGTFALYSLICRHAKVSLLPNQLPSDTRISSFRLKVPSAELERSLKIKEKLEASLTLKKLLLMLVLAGTAMVIADGVVTPAMSVMSAVGGLKIGVDAINQDEAVMISVACLIILFSVQKYGTSKVGLAVGPALFVWFCTLAGIGIYNLVIYDSSVLKAFNPVHIYYFFKRNSTNAWYCLGGCLLCATGKHTDLLIFLFLL